GACCCGGCCCGGGTGGGAAACGCGGCGCAGCTCGGTGGTGGCCAGCCGCGCGGCCAAGTCACGGGTGGACTCTTCGGCGTCCTTGACCGACGCGAGTCGGAATGCGTCGTCAAGTACGGGCAGGGCTGGATTCTTGCTGCGCTTTGAACTCATACGCTGACTACCTCCGGTGGGGGGCGTCACATCCGTTATGGCACCCCGTAGAGGAACACGGTATCCGAGGCGGGAGCCGGGCCGGCTACGACCACTGTCCAAACGGACGCGGAATGGGCCGCGGTCCGTGCCGCGCTTCCGGTGCCGGCCTGGCTGGAGGGCCGGGGCGGGCAGCCGGAGGGCTACTGCCACCGGCAGATGGTCGACGCGGTCCGTTACCTGGTCGCGGGCGGTATCTCCTGGCGGGCGATGCCCGCGGACTTCCCCGCGTGGGACCGCGTCTACACCTTCTTTCGACGCTGGCGCGACAGGGGCTGGACGGCCGAGTTCCACGACCGGCTGCGGGACCGGATCCGTGAAGCGGCCGGACGCGACCGAGAGCCGACCGCGGGCATCATCGACGCCCAGTCAGTCAAAGGCGCCGCATCGGTGCCGGCCGCGACCAGGGGCTTCGACGGCGGCAAGAAAGTCAACGGACGAAAGCGCCACATCGTGGTGGACACCCTCGGCTTGTTACTGGCCGTCGTGGTCACGGGGGCATCGGTCACCGACCGGGACGCGGGACAGACACTGCTGACCCGGCTGCGTCAGCGGCACTGGCGCATCACGCTGGTCTGGGCGGACGGCGGCTACACCGGCCGACTCATCGACTTCGCCCGCAACATACCGCGGATCGCGCTGACGGTAGTCAAACGCAGCGACGACACCACCGGCTTCGTCGTACTGCCGAAAAGATGGCTCGTCGAGCGCACGTTTGCGTGGCTGATGCACTCACGCCGTCTTGCCCGCGACTACGAAACCCGCACCGACACCGCCGAGGCGATGATCAGGTGGTCGATGAACATGGTCATGAGCCGCCGCCTCGCCCGGCGACGGCGCTGAACATCCCCGGACGTTCCTCCGCGAGCCATCCCCGCGCGGCCAGGCGCTTCACCTTCGACCGCAGACCCTCCACTTTCGCGGGCACCGGCTCCAGCCCGACCGCCACCGCGAGCTGCCGACAGTCCATCGCTCCGACAACCGACACGCTCCCACCAGCCAGAACGTCCACGAGTTGCCGGTAATCCGGTGCCAGCACCTCAGCAGCGAGGCCTTCGCGCCACATCGGCACCACCGAGCCGGGCACCCCACCCACAACCGGCTCCGGCACCCCGCCGACCACCACGGCCGGTGGCACCTCCACGTTCCCGGGCGATTCCGCCAGGACCTCGGCCACTGTCTCCCGGGCAATCACGAACCGCTCCCACACGGCCAGGGGCGAGGCCGGCGGCAACAGGACGCCGAGTTCGCGGCGCAGGACGGGGCCGAGTTCGAGTCCGGTGGTGTCGCAGGGGTGGTGGATCACTCCCGCGTCAAGTTCGTGGGCGGCCATGCGGGCCAGCTGTTCGGCCGTGGACAGCTCGTGCAGTTCCACCTCCAGGCCGGGCTGGTCCTTTCGCAGGCCGGCAAGGATCGAGGCGACGGGCTCGCCGACGATGCCGGAGGGGAGGGCGGCCTGCAGGAGACCGCTGCGGCCGTCGCGGATGCGGGCTGCGCCGGCCAGGAACGTGTCAGTACAGGCGAGCAGAGCGCGTGCCTCGTCCAGTAGGAGAGCGCCGCCCTGGGTGAGGGCGACACTGCGGCTGGTGCGCTCGAAGAGCCGTAGGCCGAGCTCCTTGCCAGACGCTGAATGCGCTGCGAGAGGGGCCGCTGGGCCATGCCCAACCGGACAGCGGCTCGACCGAAATATCTCTCCTCTGCAACAGCGTCGAAGCACCGCACATGTCCGACTATGTCCACGAGCAGCAACGATATCAGAATCGCATCATTCCGGATTTGATTCTGATATTGGACATAGTGCCGGGGATGGTGCTGATCTCGACACATGCCCCCGCCCACGCTTCACACCCTCGGCCTTCTCGTCCTGTTGCTCGCGGTCGGCGTGAGCGCCTGCACCCTGGCAAGCGCATCGCCGTCTTCTGAGCCTCGGCCCCGGAGGCAGCTGACTCCGGCTGAACGCTGGGCAGAGACAGAGCGCCCTCGCGGTGCCGACGGCCCGCGGCGTCCGCGTCTTCGCTGTACGCAACACAGGCCATCCCCCCCGCAAGCCACCGGTTCGGGTCCGGAGGCCGCAACCCCGCATGACCGCCCCTGACGTAAGGCCCATGCCCCAAGTCATGCACCAGCCCAGCTGGAGACGGAAGGACCCCTTTGATGCATGAATCGGAACACCCTGCCCCTGCCCGTCGCCGACACTGGCGCCTTCTGCGTGCTGCCGCTGTGGCGGCCGCCGCAGCCACCATCGCGGGAGTCGGCGCATACGCCGCGGAGTGGCGGCCATTCGGGCCGGCCCGGCCGGCCGTCCATCCGGATGCCGTGGCCCAGGCCGAGGCGTTCCTGGCGGACTGGGCGGGCGGCCGTGCTGAGGGCGCGGGTGCCCGCACCACCAGCCCCGACCGAGCACAGACGACCTTGCGGAACTTCACCGCGGGGCTCGACATCACCGCGCCGTCCCTGACAGCAGGCGCGGCGAGTGTGGCGAAGGACGGCACCGTCATCATCGCGTTCTCCGCGCAGATGCCGGTCACGGGTCTGGGGACTTGGTCCTACGACTCGCAGATTCCCGTGCGCCGCCAGCAGGACGGAGCCTGGAAAGTCGCCTGGGACCTTTCGCTGGTCCACCCGAACCTGAGCAGCACCGAGAAGTTCCGCCTCCAACGCCAGAGCACCGAGGCCACCCCGGTCACCGACCGCAGCGGCAAGCCGCTGTCCGCGACCGCCGGCCCGTCACTGAAACCGATGCTCACCCAGATCGCGCACCGGGCGGGCGCCGGTCCGCGCGGTGCGATCGAGCGGATCAACCGGGTAAGCGAAGAGGTCACCGGCGTCGAGGCCCGGTTCGGCAAGGAAGAAGGCGCCGCGGCAGGGCAGAGCATCCGCAGCACGCTCGACTCGACGTGGCAGGCCGCCGCCGACCAGGCCCTGGCCGCGACGGCCGGCGGCAGGGACGCGGCGCTGGTGGCCCTGCGCATCGACAACGGCGAGATCCTGGCCGTGGCGAACTCGCCGGTTGCCGGGTTCAACCGCGCCCTCTCCGGAACCTACGCCCCCGGCTCGACCTGGAAAATCGTCACCACCAGCGCGCTGCTCCTCGGCGGCGCCGTAAAGCCCGGCGACATCGTGGACTGCCCCAAATATTTGACGGTCGGCAAGCAGTTCCACAACGTCGAGACCTCCGAGTTCCCCGGCGCGACATTCACCAAGAATTTCACCGAGTCCTGCAACACCGGATTCATCAGCCTGCGCGACAAGATCGGCGACAGCGAACTCGGCGACGTCGCCGCCAAGTACTTCGGCATCGGACAGAAGTGGAACGTGGGCCTACCCACCTTCGACGGATCCGTACCAGTCCCCGGTGGCCAGACCGAGAAGGCCGCCTCGATGATCGGCCAGGGCCGCGTGCTGGGAAACCCACTGACCATGGCCTCCGTCGCGGCGACTGCAGCCTCCGGTTCCTTCCACCAGCCCACCATCACCCCCGACGCCCAGGACAAGACCACCACCACCGCGCTCCCCGCCAAAGTAGTCACCCAACTGCGCGCCCTGATGCGTGTCACCGTCACCGACGGCACCGCCCGCGGCCTGGCCGACCTGCCTGGGAACGTCGGCGCGAAGACCGGCACCGCCGAGGTCGGCGAAAGCGCCCCGAACAACGGCTGGGTCGTCGCCACCCGAGGCAACGTCGCCGTCGCCGTCGTCGTGGAAGGCGGCATCACCGGTGGATCGTCCGCGGTCCCCGTCGTACGCCACCTCCTGCAAGCCGTCCCTCACGACCCCTCCTGACCCGACCCTGCCCCGCCCCCATGGCCGCGGCGCGGCCTTCCCCGAGAGTGAACATGAACAAGACCCTCCGACACGCAGCAGTCTTCTTCGGGATGCTGTTCTTCGCCCTGCTCGCCCGGGCGACCTGGATCCACACCGTCTCCGCCGAAAACCTGGCCAAGGATCCCAACAACCGCAGAAACCTGATCGAGGCCTTCAGCCGCCCGCGCGGTGACATCATCGTCGGTGGGCGCCCCATCACCGGCTCCACGCCGACCCCCGGATCCGAGCTGCTGTACAAGCGCACCTACGCCGACGGGCCGATGTACGCGCCGGTCACCGGCTATCTCTCCCAGGCCCAGGGCGCCACCATGCTCGAAGGCGTCCACCGTGACCTGCTCGCCGGCACGGACTCACGCCTGCACGGCAGTGTCTTCGACGCCCTGATCGGAAAGGAGAGTGCCGGCGGCGACATTGTCACCACTATCGACCCAGACGCGCAGAAGGCTGCCTACCAAGGGCTCACCGACCTGGGGGCGAAGGGCGCGGTCGTGGCTCTCGACCCCAGCAGCGGAAGGATCCTCGCCATGGCCAGCACCCCGTCCTACGACCCGTCCGTCTTCGCCGGGAACTCACGCAAGGAAGGCGAGGAGTTCACCCGCCTCGATCAGGACAAGGACAAGCCGCTGAGCAACCGGGCGATCCGCGAGGCCTATCCGCCCGGCTCAACCTTCAAGATCCTCACAGCGGCCGCCGCCCTCGAACACGGTACGGTCACCGACATCAACGCCCCCTCCCACATTCCCTCCCCCTACCAGCTTCCTGACAGCTTGAGGAAGATCGGCAACGTGGTGCCCGACGCCCAGTGCGACAAGGTTTCGATGAAGACGGCCATGCAGTGGTCCTGCAACAACGTCTTCCTGGACGTGGCGCTGAAGACCGGCCGCAGCAAGATGCAGGAGACCGCCGAGAAGTTCGGCTTCAACCAGGAACACTTCCTGCCTGTCCGCACCTCCGCCGCAACCTACCCCGACAAGCTCGACAAGCCCCAGACCGCCCTGACCGGCATGGGCCAGGGAAGCCTGACCAGCACACCCGTGCAGATGGCCATGGTCGCCGCAGGCATCGCCAACAACGGCACCGTGATGAAGCCCTACCTGGTCGAGCAGATCCAGGGACCCGACCTGTCCGTGATCGAGAGGGCAGCCCCTACGGCACTCGGACAGGCGGTCTCCGAACGCACCGCGAAGAAGGTGCAGGAGATGATGGAGCACGCCGTCCGCGAGGGAAGCGCCGAGGGAGCACACATGCCCGGAGTCATCGTCGGCGGGAAACCCGGCACAGCCGAACACGGCATCGACGTACGCGACGAACGTCCCTACGCCTGGTTCGTCTCCTACGCCAAGCAGAAGGACGGAACCTCACCCGTCGCGGTAGCCGTGTTCATCGACCCCAAAGACATGAACATCTCCCCCGCCGACATAGGAGGCGGGCGCCTCGGCGCACCCATCGCCAAAGCAGTCATGCAGGCCGTCCTGAATTAGGCCAGGCACACCAAGTTCCCCGGCCAAGGCACCCCATGGCCCACGCCATGGCCCGTCTTCGGCCCATCCGGGGGCCCCGCCGTGTCCGGCCCTGCCCACTGCGCTCACATTCTGCCCTATATGTAAGGTTCCATGCATCAAGGACGGAGATGTTATGGAGGCGTGGGAAGCCGGGTGCGGTACCCGCAAGGCCCAGGCGGCGCGGACACGCGAAGCGTTCGCCTACTGCCGGCGGGTGCTGGTCG
This is a stretch of genomic DNA from Streptomyces sp. NBC_00536. It encodes these proteins:
- a CDS encoding LysR substrate-binding domain-containing protein, with the protein product MVGEPVASILAGLRKDQPGLEVELHELSTAEQLARMAAHELDAGVIHHPCDTTGLELGPVLRRELGVLLPPASPLAVWERFVIARETVAEVLAESPGNVEVPPAVVVGGVPEPVVGGVPGSVVPMWREGLAAEVLAPDYRQLVDVLAGGSVSVVGAMDCRQLAVAVGLEPVPAKVEGLRSKVKRLAARGWLAEERPGMFSAVAGRGGGS
- a CDS encoding penicillin-binding transpeptidase domain-containing protein, producing MHESEHPAPARRRHWRLLRAAAVAAAAATIAGVGAYAAEWRPFGPARPAVHPDAVAQAEAFLADWAGGRAEGAGARTTSPDRAQTTLRNFTAGLDITAPSLTAGAASVAKDGTVIIAFSAQMPVTGLGTWSYDSQIPVRRQQDGAWKVAWDLSLVHPNLSSTEKFRLQRQSTEATPVTDRSGKPLSATAGPSLKPMLTQIAHRAGAGPRGAIERINRVSEEVTGVEARFGKEEGAAAGQSIRSTLDSTWQAAADQALAATAGGRDAALVALRIDNGEILAVANSPVAGFNRALSGTYAPGSTWKIVTTSALLLGGAVKPGDIVDCPKYLTVGKQFHNVETSEFPGATFTKNFTESCNTGFISLRDKIGDSELGDVAAKYFGIGQKWNVGLPTFDGSVPVPGGQTEKAASMIGQGRVLGNPLTMASVAATAASGSFHQPTITPDAQDKTTTTALPAKVVTQLRALMRVTVTDGTARGLADLPGNVGAKTGTAEVGESAPNNGWVVATRGNVAVAVVVEGGITGGSSAVPVVRHLLQAVPHDPS
- a CDS encoding peptidoglycan D,D-transpeptidase FtsI family protein — its product is MNKTLRHAAVFFGMLFFALLARATWIHTVSAENLAKDPNNRRNLIEAFSRPRGDIIVGGRPITGSTPTPGSELLYKRTYADGPMYAPVTGYLSQAQGATMLEGVHRDLLAGTDSRLHGSVFDALIGKESAGGDIVTTIDPDAQKAAYQGLTDLGAKGAVVALDPSSGRILAMASTPSYDPSVFAGNSRKEGEEFTRLDQDKDKPLSNRAIREAYPPGSTFKILTAAAALEHGTVTDINAPSHIPSPYQLPDSLRKIGNVVPDAQCDKVSMKTAMQWSCNNVFLDVALKTGRSKMQETAEKFGFNQEHFLPVRTSAATYPDKLDKPQTALTGMGQGSLTSTPVQMAMVAAGIANNGTVMKPYLVEQIQGPDLSVIERAAPTALGQAVSERTAKKVQEMMEHAVREGSAEGAHMPGVIVGGKPGTAEHGIDVRDERPYAWFVSYAKQKDGTSPVAVAVFIDPKDMNISPADIGGGRLGAPIAKAVMQAVLN